From a single Intestinibaculum porci genomic region:
- a CDS encoding Ldh family oxidoreductase produces MDQRPYVDWTLINNFMIDAFKAVGVPEEDAKICADVLLESDRRGIESHGCNRFKPIYIDRINAGIQKPVTDFEVIKDTPTTLVADAHDGMGMVASYKAMNAIIEKAKKFGMGMAVVRNSTHFGIAGYWATMASKQGLLGICGTNARPSIAPTFGVENMLGTNPLTFAFPTDEPFDFVLDCATSIWQRGKIEVYARESKPIPKGVVISQTGEPLTDAQEILEDLTKGQAALAPLGGIGEELAGYKGYGYATVVEILSAALQAGSFLKMLSGKDEEGHKTHIPLGHFFIVINPEFFCGEEEFRKTAGEICRSLRQSKKAPGQSRIYTAGEKEYLAWCERKDKGVPIGESVQKEFIKIRDRYHLNYHFPFE; encoded by the coding sequence ATGGATCAAAGACCATATGTCGATTGGACACTTATTAATAATTTTATGATTGATGCTTTCAAAGCCGTCGGCGTTCCCGAAGAAGATGCGAAAATATGCGCCGACGTCTTATTAGAAAGCGATCGCCGCGGTATTGAAAGCCATGGCTGCAATCGTTTCAAACCTATTTATATTGACCGCATTAATGCCGGTATTCAAAAACCTGTCACAGACTTCGAAGTCATCAAAGACACCCCAACCACATTAGTGGCAGATGCCCATGATGGCATGGGCATGGTCGCTTCTTATAAGGCGATGAATGCAATCATTGAAAAAGCCAAGAAATTTGGAATGGGCATGGCAGTGGTACGCAACTCCACCCATTTTGGCATTGCTGGTTACTGGGCTACCATGGCTAGTAAACAAGGCTTATTAGGTATTTGCGGTACCAATGCCCGTCCATCTATCGCACCAACATTTGGTGTCGAAAATATGTTAGGGACCAACCCCTTAACCTTTGCCTTTCCAACAGATGAACCCTTTGATTTTGTCTTAGACTGTGCGACATCCATCTGGCAAAGAGGAAAAATTGAAGTCTATGCCAGAGAAAGCAAACCGATTCCTAAAGGCGTCGTTATCTCTCAAACTGGTGAGCCATTAACAGATGCCCAGGAAATTTTAGAAGATCTCACCAAAGGCCAGGCCGCTTTAGCACCATTAGGCGGCATCGGTGAAGAATTAGCAGGTTATAAAGGCTATGGCTATGCGACAGTTGTAGAAATCTTATCCGCCGCTTTGCAGGCTGGCAGTTTCTTAAAAATGTTAAGTGGGAAAGATGAAGAAGGTCATAAAACACATATCCCATTAGGCCATTTCTTTATCGTTATTAACCCTGAATTCTTCTGCGGTGAAGAAGAATTCCGTAAAACTGCTGGTGAGATTTGTCGAAGCTTACGTCAGTCAAAGAAAGCCCCTGGTCAATCACGTATTTACACTGCAGGTGAAAAAGAATACTTAGCTTGGTGTGAGCGTAAAGATAAAGGTGTACCGATTGGCG